GAACTTATAACAAATTTCCTCACCGGTAGCCAGACTGATTATTTAAAAACCGAGGTTCAAAAAGTAGTTTTTGATTTTTGGGACTGATCCCTTATCATTGAAAGCAGACTCAGCCAAAAAAGTAATTAAAAAAGGAAGTTACAGTTTTTCTATTTTTTTCCTGGCATGAAAGTACTTCCAGATACTTTCATTTTTTGTGCCTGTTATTCCAAGAATTTCATGCCTGTTTTTTGTAAAAATCCAGTGCATTCAATGCAAATCGAGAATAAGCAGCAGGGCCCCCTCCCATTTCGAGGGCCACATCTATAGTCTCATATATCTCTTTATCTGATGCACCTGTTAAACAGGCCTGTTGGACATGCCATTCTATACAGGGCTCACATTTGGTAACAATAGAAATAGACAGGGCCATGAGTTCCTTATGTTTCCGTGAAAGGCTGCCAGCTTCAAATGCTTTCTTTTCTAACTCCAGAAATGAGTTATAAGTACTGCAATTTTCTAAAAATCGGGAATGATATTGTTTTCTATCATTCATACTTTGATTCATTTTATCTTTGACGAATGCATCCATGCGATCACATCCTGATCTACAGTATTAATCAAACATTTACTTGATTATTTCTTCTCAGAATCTAACATTTACTTGATTATTTCTTCTCAGGCTTAAAAACGGGATTAATTCTAAGTAATTCAGTTCTAATGCAAGCAAAGTTTTCAAAAATGATTTTTATAATCCGAAATCGATTTATAACTTCAATCCGGCATTTAGAGGAAAAACTAAGGGTTATGGGGGGCTCATTAATAAAAAGAGCTCATTAATAAAAAGCCTGGAATAAATCAATTTTTTAATGAATCGAGTATGATTAGAATATCTCTTGTGTGAGGGACTTTTTGTTCACCACTTTCAAATGCCTGTATTTTACGGGTGAAGCAATTATTCCGTATCCCTAACTTTTTCTATCACTTTCTTGTTGTATGAGTTTACGACGTCGCTCCGGGTAATGAGACCCAGGAGTTTTGTCTTTTCCTCGTGGTCCACGACAGGAAGCCTGCCTATCTGCTTTGATCCAAGGCGTCTGAGAACGGCTTCAAGGGTTTCGTCGGGATAGGCTACTTCTACGGTGCGGGTAGCGATGTCCCCTATTTTCTTGTCAACTTCTCCATACTTTACTTTGCTGCGGAGGTCTGAAAGTGTTACTATCCCTGAAAGTTTGCCTTTTGAATCCAGCACCGGAAAACCGGCATGACGGCTCGCCTGCATGAGGGCGATAAGGGTCCCCACATTTTTTTCTTCCGAGACGGTCTGGACATGTGTGACCATTGCATCTTTCACAAGCATGGAGTCCATAATATCTACTTCCCTGCCTTTCCGAATCTTGAACCCTTTCCTGCGGAGCCCTTCCGTGAAAATCGACTCAGGGTACAGGGCATTTGACATCACGTTGCTCAGGACGCAGGAAAACATAAGTGGAAGAATGAGGCTGTAGTCTCTGGTCATCTCAAAAAGGATCAGGATAGCGGTAAGTGGCGCCCTCGCAGTTCCGGCAAAGACAGCCCCCATCCCTATCATGGCATAGGCTCCCGGCTCTGCTATCGTCCCCGGAAAGAGGAGATTTGCAGCTGTCCCGAAGGCTCCTCCAAGCATTGCGCCTGTGAAAAGAGAGGGTACAATTGTTCCTCCTGAACCTCCCGATCCCAGGCTCAGGGAGAATGCGAGTATTTTCAGGAAGAGAAGGATTAACAGGAGGTTAAAGGCAAGCTGGCTGTTCAGGGCATCCATGATAACGTTATATCCCATCCCGAGAACTCTGGGATAAAATAGGCCGAGTGCGCCCACCGCAAGACCGCCAAGGGCAGGCTTGAAGACGGGGTGGACAGGGATTTCCGAAAAAAGGTCTTTCATATAATAAAGAGCCTGGATAAGGATAGTTGAGATCACTCCTGCAAGGAGCCCGAGGATAAGGCAGAGCCCGACCTCTTTATAGGGGCTGACCAGCTGGTAGGAAGAGATCTCTATGGGTTTTATCCCGAAAAGAGTGCTTGAGACAAGGGTTGCAAAGACAGATGAAATTACTATCGGAATAAAGGTTTTTGTTTCAAGTTCCCCGTAAATCACTTCCACCACGAAGACCACGCCTGCAAGCGGAGCGCTGAAAGCAGCTGCAATCCCTCCGGCAGCCCCGCACCCGAGAAGGACCTGGAGCTGTCTTTCCGGGCTTTTCAGGATTTTCCCGACAAAAGAGCCTGTCCCTGCTCCTGCAAGTACACCCGGAGCCTCCTTTCCGAGAGCGCCTCCGGAGCTGATAGTAATTATTGAAGTGAATACTTCCAGAAAAACATCAGTGAGCTTTATTCTTGCTCCTCTGAGGGTTACGGTTTCTATAAGACCTTCTACACCGTACCTCTTTTTTATCAGGAAGTGAGAGATCGCCCCCACCACCAGCCCTCCGAGGGCGGGCATGAAGATTACGTAGTAATGCGGGAATTCGTGTAAAGAGAACCCCTGCTGCATCCCAAAAAGAGTATTGCTGTACTGGAGAGCGCGGTCATAAACTCCTATAACGAGCCCTGTCAGGAGTCCTATTAAAATGGCAATTGAATTGACCCTGGTAGCTTCTGTATCAAACCTGCTGATGTACTCGATTAGCCTGGGGTATTCTTTTATTCTGTGGATACCGAATCTGGACTCTGGCTTAACTTCCAAATGTTCGCGCCTCTCAGGAGTTTTTTACGCTTCAACTCTTTTTTTGAAAAAAGTAAATCCTCAGGGCTCTGAATAACTCTTAATATTAATCTGCCTGAATTTCTTTTTCTGCCCAGAAGATTTCAAGCATTTATTTAAATGTATCTCTCTAAAATATATATCTATGTTTCAGGGTCCAGTCCAATTTCTGAGAGACTCATTTTCCTTTTATTTCTACTCTAGCCTGTTTAATTTACACTAACTTCTCTGGTCAATAAAAGCTGTTAGTTAAGCCTGTTGCTTATTTCTTTTTATGAACCAGCTCCAGGACATCGCACAGCTTTTTTGCAGTTTCGAAAACGGTCTGCATTCCTACGGAGTCTTCTTCTGAAGGGTTCCAGGTTATTCCACCGAAGTGTGCATTGTCTCCAACCACTATCATCCCATGGATATGCATCCAGTCATGAATGGACTGTATAGTTTTTTCCTGTCCTCCGTTTCTTGAGCCTCCGACTGAAAGAGCTGCTCCAACTTTGTTTTTAAGTGCAAAGTCTTTACGGCGGAGCAGTACACTCCTGTCAAAAAGGGCTTTGAGCTGGGCAGGGTAATTTCCCATATATACGGGAGCTGCAACAATTACACCATCTGCTGCCCTCATTTTCTCATAAATTTCTTCCATACTGTCATCGATCACACAGCAGTCTTTTTCTCTGCAAGCCCCGCAAGCTTTGCACGGAGCGACCTCAGAGCAGGAGAGGAAAACGGTGTCTGTTTCAAATCCTCTTTCTTTTGCTACTTCAAGAGCGCTTGCAATCATTTTCTCGCAGTTCTGGCCCTTTCTCGGGCTTCCTGAAATTCCCAATATTTTCATTCGTTTCATTCCGGAATTCTTTTATATCTATTTATCATTTATATTCATAACAAATCTTTCAAATATTAATGACAGATCTTTCAGACATCTGTAACAGATCTTTCAAATATTAATGACAGATCTTTCAGACATCTGTAACAGATCTTTCAAGTTATAAAAAATTTCAGCAGAGATTGCCTTCGGTCTTCATATACTTTAGGATAAATATTTTAATATAGATATATACACGGGCTCTTAAAATATATATTTTTGATTTTTATATATCCCTCTATGCTTTTTACGTAAATTTATATATCAAGAGCCAGCTAAGTTAATTACTCTAATTATATAGGAGGTTGGTTGATTGGTAACATTTTTAGAAAAAATCAGTGAGAGAGCAAAGAAACTCAACAAAACAATCGCTTTACCTGAAACTGAAGATATAAGAACCCTCCAGGCAGCTGCCAAGATCCTTGAAAGAGGTATTGCAAAAGTTGTCCTTGTCGGTGATGAAGCCGATATTAAGGCACTTGCAGGCGATCTGGATCTCTCAAAAGCCAGAATTGTAAATCCCAAGACCTATGAGAGAAAGGATGAATACATTAACGCTTTCTACGAATTGAGAAAGCACAAAGGCGTCACACTCGAAGGTGCAGCTGAAATAATGAGCGATTACGTTTACTTTGCTGTCATGATGGCAAAACTCGGAGAAGTAGACGGAGTAGTATCAGGAGCTGCCCACTCTTCTTCGGACACCCTGAGACCTGCTGTCCAGATAGTTAAGACTGCTCCAGGCGCAGCTCTTGCATCTGCTTTCTTCATTATTGCCGTACCTGACTGTGAATACGGGTCCGATGGGACATTCCTCTTTGCTGACTCGGGAATGGTCGAAATGCCAAGTGTAGAAGATGTTGCAAATATTGCGGTCATTTCTGCAAAGACATTTGAACTGCTGGTACAGGACACTCCATATGTTGCAATGCTTTCTTACTCCACCAAAGGAAGCGCACACAGCAAACTGACCGAGGCAACAGTCGCTGCCACAAAGCTTGCACAGGAACTTGCTCCTGATGTTGCAATAGACGGTGAACTGCAGGTAGATGCAGCAATTGTTCCCAAAGTTGCAGCTTCAAAAGCCCCAGGAAGCCCTGTTGCAGGAAAAGCCAATGTCTTTATCTTCCCTGACCTGAATGCTGGAAACATTGCATACAAGATTGCTCAGAGACTTGCCAAAGCCGAGGCCTACGGACCTATTACCCAGGGGCTGGCAAAGCCAATTAACGACCTGTCCAGAGGTTGCAGTGACGAAGACATTGTCGGTGCTGTTGCAATTACCTGTGTGCAGGCGGCGGCGCAGGATAAATAATATTAGATGTTAAAACAGCGTTTTATTAACTTTCATATATAGTAACATTTATCCGGAAACTCTAAATGTAATTGAAAGTAATGGATTGAACTGGGGTTCACAAATGAAAGTACTGGTTATAAACGCAGGGAGTTCTTCTCTCAAATATCAATTAATTGATATGACAAATGAGTCCGCTCTTGCAATAGGGCTCTGTGAGAGAATAGGTATCGATAACTCTATTATCACCCAGAAGAGGTTTGACGGCAAAAAGCTGGAAAAACAGACCGATCTTCCCAACCACAAGATCGCACTCGAAGAAGTTGTCAAGGCTCTCACAGATTCTGAATTCGGTGTTATAAAGAGCATGGACGAGATCAATGCTGTCGGGCACAGAGTTGTGCACGGTGGGGAAAAATTCAATTCCTCGGCTTTGATCAATGAAGGCGTAGAACAAGCAATCAAGGACTGCTTCGAACTGGCACCTCTTCATAACCCTCCAAACATGATGGGAATTTCTTCCTGTCAGGAAATTATGCCTGGGGTCCCGATGGTTGCTGTCTTTGATACGGCATTCCACCATACAATCCCGCCATATGCTTACATGTATGCTCTGCCGTATGAACTGTACGAAAAGTACGGGATCAGAAAATATGGTTTCCACGGCACCTCTCACTTCTATGTTGCCAAGAGGGCTGCCGCTATGCTCGGAAAACCCGAACAGGATGTCAAGGTAATCACCTGCCACCTTGGTAACGGCTCAAGCATTACAGCTGTTAAAGGCGGAAAATCCATTGAAACTACTATGGGCTTTACCCCTCTTGAGGGAGTTGCAATGGGAACCAGGTGCGGTTCTATTGACCCCGCAGTTGTCCCCTTCATCATGGAAAAGGAAGGACTGTCAACCAGAGAGATTGATACCCTTATGAACAAGAAGTCGGGTGTGCTTGGGGTTTCCAGTCTGAGCAACGACTTCAGAGATCTTGACGAAGCAGCTTCCAAAGGCAACCAGAAAGCCGAACTTGCCCTTGAGATCTTCGCATATAAGATCAAGAAAGTCATAGGTGAGTATATAGCCGTTCTCAATGGTGTAGACGCAATAGTCTTTACCGCAGGTATCGGAGAAAACAGCGCAAGCATCAGAAAGAGAATCCTTGCTGACCTTGACGGAATTGGCATCAAGATCGACGAAGAGAAGAACAAGATCAGAGGCCAGGAAATCGACATCAGCACTCCGGATGCAACAGTCAGGGTCCTTGTTATCCCAACCAATGAAGAACTGACCATTGCAAGGGACACAAAGGAAATCTGTGAAACCGAAGTAAAGCTGAGAAGCTCAGTGCCTATCTGATGGTAAAGGAACCTTTCCTTTGCCTTTTATTATCTTTTTTACCCCGAATTGCGGCTCGGGAGTACGCTGTCCTTCCCGAATTGCGGCTCGGGAGTACGCTGTCCTTCCCGAATTGCGCATCGGGAGTACGCTGTCCTTCCCGAATTGCGCATCGGGAGTACGCTGTCCTTCCCGAATTGCGGCTCGGGAGTACGCTGTCCTTCCCGAATTGCGGCTCGGGAGTACGCTGTCCTTCCCGAATTGCGCATCGGGAGTACGCTGTCCTTCCCGAATTGCGGCTCGGGAGTACGCTGTCCTTCCCGAATTGCGCATCGGGAGTACGCTGTCCTTTTCACTCGCTCCGCTCGCTCAAGAGGACTAATTTTTGGTTTTCCAAGCAAGTTTCACTTGAAAGGACTGATTTATAAGTTATAGCAGTGACTTTGCTCAGGAAACTATATTCTGATTTTTCGAAGTAAAACTCACTCCAGAGGATTAAAGTAAACTTTTTTCAATTTGAAGTTAAGACCTCACAATTTTTAACTTATTAATGAAATTAATTATCTTAAAGAATAACTGTTCTGAGGGCGTCATATGAGTATGAAGCAGGTAGATCCAGCCTTTACGGTATCCGGTTCAGATAAAGCTCTGGCGGATGAAATTTTCAAAGCTGCACTGGATGTTCAGCGGCGAACACCGGGCCTTGAGTCTTTAGGCATTCTGGAAGCGTATGGTATTCCAGTGGTGAAAACTGTGTTTGCAAAAACTGAAGAGGAAGCCGTGAAAGCTGCTGAGGAGATAGGTTATCCTCTGGTGATGAAGGTTGTTTCTCCGCAGATATCACATAAATCGGATGTTGGAGGGATCAGGCTTTCTCTGCAAAGTGGAGATGAGGTGAGGGCAGCTTATCTGGGGATGATGGAAAAGATTCCTGAAAAAAGGCCGGATGCGGTTCTTGAAGGAGTACAGATACAGAAAATGCTCTCAGGGGGAAATGAAGTAATTATAGGGATGATCCGCGACCCGACATTCGGGCCTATGTTAATGTTCGGGCTTGGCGGGGTTTACGTGGAAATCCTCAAGGATGTGAGGTTTGCCATTGCCCCTGTGAATGAAAAGGAAGCCAGGGAGATGATTACAGGGATCAAAGCCTATCCTCTTCTTGCCGGAGCGCGGGGTGCAAAGCCTTCGGATATTGACGCTCTGGTGGATGCCATCTTAAGAATCTCAAGGCTTGTCTGTGATTTTCCGGAAATTGAGGAGTTTGAGATTAATCCTATGATGGTTTTGGAAGAAGGGAAGGGAGCTTTTGCAGTGGACATGAGGCTTACATTGAAGAAAAATTAATTTTTTATATAAATTGGTAATCTGAAGAACAAGTGAGATTCTGGATTACTTTTATCGTGAACAGGCTTTTTTCTCCCTCTTTATTTCTTAACCTGTCCATACTCTGTCTGTTTATATCCAGAGCCCGTTTTACTGCCGTTCTACGTACACGATTTATTCCGTATCCTGGCTTATTTTTCTGTCTTAGAGGGGTAAATCCTCTTATTTTTTTATATGCTCGCCAAAAATATTTTTTCGATATCAACTCCCGGTGGTTTCGGAATTATGAGACGTCTCGGGCTCAGGTCAAACTAAAATTATAACATTTGTTTCATACATACTGGAGGTAGTAAATGAGGTGGTAGTACGATCCAAGAACGAAAAAAATTCGTGCTGGCTGTGGGTATCCTGCTCCTCTCAAGCATTGTCGCCGTTGATCTTCTGCTTGAAGACACTCCGGTGGTAATCCAGCTCGAAGGAGACACGTTCAAAGTTGTGGATATTCCGTATGTGTATACAGTAAAAGAAGCGTATATCCTTCTTTTCTCCGGGTTTACGGGAGGGCTGGCTCTGGCTCAGGTATTGCGGTCTTCAGGGCTTCAAGAACCCGTTTTTTCCTTGACTACCCCTTCAGCCCGGGTAAAAGTTCTTAATCTTGCAGTCGAGGACCCCCAGGAGAGGAGTTTTGAGGTCTCATCTGATTCTGCTGAGAATTTCCAGGGTGAAGGGTTCCAGCCTGATAGGGCTCATATAGACCCTACGGCTGTCCTTTTGCGGGTCCTTGAAGGGGATGAAAAAAAAGCTGTCGAACTGATTGCGGCAAAAGGGGGAAGAATTCTCCAGAATGAACTCGTGAATTCCCTTGATTTTTCCAAAGCCAAAGTTTCCAGGGTCCTTATTAACCTGGAAAGGCGGGGCATAATAACAAAGAAAAAGTACGGGCTTACCAACTGCATTTCGATAGCTAATGAGCTTAAGGATAATGCCGGAATGAAGGATAAAGGGGCTGAGGGGGAATAAAGTGAGGAAAGGAACCTTGATTTGTGTTTTAGTTTTCTTTCTTATACTGCTATTGGGAATTTT
This window of the Methanosarcina mazei S-6 genome carries:
- a CDS encoding carboxymuconolactone decarboxylase family protein; this translates as MDAFVKDKMNQSMNDRKQYHSRFLENCSTYNSFLELEKKAFEAGSLSRKHKELMALSISIVTKCEPCIEWHVQQACLTGASDKEIYETIDVALEMGGGPAAYSRFALNALDFYKKQA
- a CDS encoding chloride channel protein, with translation MEVKPESRFGIHRIKEYPRLIEYISRFDTEATRVNSIAILIGLLTGLVIGVYDRALQYSNTLFGMQQGFSLHEFPHYYVIFMPALGGLVVGAISHFLIKKRYGVEGLIETVTLRGARIKLTDVFLEVFTSIITISSGGALGKEAPGVLAGAGTGSFVGKILKSPERQLQVLLGCGAAGGIAAAFSAPLAGVVFVVEVIYGELETKTFIPIVISSVFATLVSSTLFGIKPIEISSYQLVSPYKEVGLCLILGLLAGVISTILIQALYYMKDLFSEIPVHPVFKPALGGLAVGALGLFYPRVLGMGYNVIMDALNSQLAFNLLLILLFLKILAFSLSLGSGGSGGTIVPSLFTGAMLGGAFGTAANLLFPGTIAEPGAYAMIGMGAVFAGTARAPLTAILILFEMTRDYSLILPLMFSCVLSNVMSNALYPESIFTEGLRRKGFKIRKGREVDIMDSMLVKDAMVTHVQTVSEEKNVGTLIALMQASRHAGFPVLDSKGKLSGIVTLSDLRSKVKYGEVDKKIGDIATRTVEVAYPDETLEAVLRRLGSKQIGRLPVVDHEEKTKLLGLITRSDVVNSYNKKVIEKVRDTE
- a CDS encoding flavodoxin family protein, which gives rise to MKILGISGSPRKGQNCEKMIASALEVAKERGFETDTVFLSCSEVAPCKACGACREKDCCVIDDSMEEIYEKMRAADGVIVAAPVYMGNYPAQLKALFDRSVLLRRKDFALKNKVGAALSVGGSRNGGQEKTIQSIHDWMHIHGMIVVGDNAHFGGITWNPSEEDSVGMQTVFETAKKLCDVLELVHKKK
- the pta gene encoding phosphate acetyltransferase codes for the protein MVTFLEKISERAKKLNKTIALPETEDIRTLQAAAKILERGIAKVVLVGDEADIKALAGDLDLSKARIVNPKTYERKDEYINAFYELRKHKGVTLEGAAEIMSDYVYFAVMMAKLGEVDGVVSGAAHSSSDTLRPAVQIVKTAPGAALASAFFIIAVPDCEYGSDGTFLFADSGMVEMPSVEDVANIAVISAKTFELLVQDTPYVAMLSYSTKGSAHSKLTEATVAATKLAQELAPDVAIDGELQVDAAIVPKVAASKAPGSPVAGKANVFIFPDLNAGNIAYKIAQRLAKAEAYGPITQGLAKPINDLSRGCSDEDIVGAVAITCVQAAAQDK
- a CDS encoding acetate kinase: MKVLVINAGSSSLKYQLIDMTNESALAIGLCERIGIDNSIITQKRFDGKKLEKQTDLPNHKIALEEVVKALTDSEFGVIKSMDEINAVGHRVVHGGEKFNSSALINEGVEQAIKDCFELAPLHNPPNMMGISSCQEIMPGVPMVAVFDTAFHHTIPPYAYMYALPYELYEKYGIRKYGFHGTSHFYVAKRAAAMLGKPEQDVKVITCHLGNGSSITAVKGGKSIETTMGFTPLEGVAMGTRCGSIDPAVVPFIMEKEGLSTREIDTLMNKKSGVLGVSSLSNDFRDLDEAASKGNQKAELALEIFAYKIKKVIGEYIAVLNGVDAIVFTAGIGENSASIRKRILADLDGIGIKIDEEKNKIRGQEIDISTPDATVRVLVIPTNEELTIARDTKEICETEVKLRSSVPI
- a CDS encoding acetate--CoA ligase family protein, which encodes MSMKQVDPAFTVSGSDKALADEIFKAALDVQRRTPGLESLGILEAYGIPVVKTVFAKTEEEAVKAAEEIGYPLVMKVVSPQISHKSDVGGIRLSLQSGDEVRAAYLGMMEKIPEKRPDAVLEGVQIQKMLSGGNEVIIGMIRDPTFGPMLMFGLGGVYVEILKDVRFAIAPVNEKEAREMITGIKAYPLLAGARGAKPSDIDALVDAILRISRLVCDFPEIEEFEINPMMVLEEGKGAFAVDMRLTLKKN
- a CDS encoding helix-turn-helix transcriptional regulator, whose amino-acid sequence is MLAVGILLLSSIVAVDLLLEDTPVVIQLEGDTFKVVDIPYVYTVKEAYILLFSGFTGGLALAQVLRSSGLQEPVFSLTTPSARVKVLNLAVEDPQERSFEVSSDSAENFQGEGFQPDRAHIDPTAVLLRVLEGDEKKAVELIAAKGGRILQNELVNSLDFSKAKVSRVLINLERRGIITKKKYGLTNCISIANELKDNAGMKDKGAEGE